Proteins from one Ranitomeya variabilis isolate aRanVar5 chromosome 1, aRanVar5.hap1, whole genome shotgun sequence genomic window:
- the ZNF518B gene encoding zinc finger protein 518B, translating into MMDSSYNVASFSINQPSQNNKYLPQRAFFCQQALNVGTESIMNNLFHNQIGEKFNCEKCRFSTKDQNKYRNHVTLHNDIKYTCSHCEFVSCTKTEFQRHLVTHTGKFPYTCGYCGYGAIRNDYIVKHIRRIHGDGKIQCSVSTIENESKEASVNIIQTQVTPPKIEQNRSPSSTEDVIDLTSEVDSLGLTSNAFSPNGNGVADQVEVEVISPLDRQLYPWIPLTVSAPTSFKVPPNCIAEVVEVKSINSACHLVLKCYNMVQSSVPNQPIHSDHTYDRKPLKRNIPSKNIIENPIVPSLQECAVLHNDSQEKLLLRSKTVCEPEKNLQSNETCPIDNTSKIVNAVEDFAQDICDDLEEFSGGPIISSVFSLSSDTQNAIEGINWDCPNTSLSNDDVQSTHSSSKPLASQEPPNVCSSESNCQMDIDKSLDPLENTVSESVKEPSEVPVENVLQNVDAEIQLSVKSVSTDGKEPGSQPCVLQENMEGGRRSSRLGKMDINSFTKPQALFLSCDKRIVMQPLSCKMQNDKAISRVDEVTRKLQVLVKMRKESAKAKVKRPVTPAMKKSFQPKLRTLRLHPVKMDQVNHIPSYNQPVVVLNHPDVETIEISYIMKGIRMFGGKVTKITLSKQKCV; encoded by the coding sequence ATGATGGATTCCTCCTATAATGTAGCATCTTTCTCCATAAACCAACCCTCGCAAAACAATAAGTATCTACCACAAAGAGCATTTTTTTGTCAGCAAGCACTGAACGTTGGAACAGAATCCATAATGAATAATCTGTTCCACAACCAAATAGGAGAGAAGTTTAATTGCGAAAAATGCAGATTTTCAACAAAGGACCAAAACAAGTACAGAAACCATGTGACTCTTCACAATGACATTAAGTATACATGCTCACATTGTGAATTTGTGTCATGCACTAAAACGGAATTTCAAAGACACTTGGTGACACATACAGGGAAATTTCCTTATACTTGTGGCTACTGTGGTTATGGGGCCATAAGAAATGATTACATTGTGAAACACATCAGAAGAATTCATGGTGATGGCAAAATTCAGTGTTCTGTGAGCACCATTGAAAACGAGTCGAAAGAGGCATCAGTTAACATAATACAGACACAAGTGACCCCACCCAAGATCGAACAGAACAGATCTCCTTCGTCAACTGAAGACGTAATAGACCTAACATCAGAGGTGGACAGTCTTGGCTTGACAAGCAATGCTTTCTCTCCCAATGGAAATGGTGTTGCAGATCAGGTAGAAGTTGAAGTAATATCACCACTAGACCGACAGCTATATCCATGGATACCATTAACTGTGTCTGCACCGACATCTTTCAAAGTGCCTCCCAATTGTATTGCTGAGGTCGTGGAGGTGAAATCGATCAACAGTGCATGTCACTTGGTGTTAAAGTGTTACAATATGGTTCAGTCAAGTGTTCCAAATCAACCCATTCATAGTGATCATACCTATGACCGAAAACCTTTAAAACGCAACATCCCATCTAAGAACATAATAGAAAACCCAATTGTACCTTCGTTGCAAGAGTGTGCAGTATTACACAATGATTCTCAAGAAAAATTATTACTCCGGTCAAAAACTGTTTGTGAACCCGAAAAAAATCTCCAATCCAATGAGACTTGTCCAATTGATAATACCAGTAAAATTGTGAATGCTGTTGAAGATTTTGCTCAAGATATATGTGATGACCTTGAGGAGTTTTCAGGAGGACCAATAATTTCATCTGTGTTTTCTCTAAGTTCTGACACACAAAACGCCATTGAAGGGATAAACTGGGACTGTCCAAACACAAGTCTATCGAATGATGATGTCCAATCCACACATTCTTCTTCTAAGCCCCTTGCAAGTCAAGAACCACCTAATGTATGTAGCTCCGAATCAAACTGTCAGATGGACATTGACAAATCTCTGGATCCTCTTGAAAACACTGTTTCCGAGAGTGTAAAAGAACCATCTGAAGTTCCAGTGGAGAATGTTCTGCAAAACGTTGATGCTGAAATACAGTTGTCTGTCAAGTCAGTGTCAACAGATGGCAAGGAGCCTGGAAGTCAACCATGTGTTCTTCAGGAAAACATGGAAGGTGGACGTAGATCCAGCCGTCTTGGCAAGATGGACATAAATAGCTTTACCAAACCCCAAGCGTTGTTTTTATCTTGCGACAAAAGAATTGTCATGCAGCCACTTTCCTGCAAAATGCAAAATGATAAAGCCATTTCTCGTGTGGATGAAGTTACAAGAAAATTGCAAGTCCTGGTTAAAATGAGAAAAGAAAGTGCCAAAGCGAAGGTTAAAAGACCTGTGACTCCAGCTATGAAAAAAAGTTTTCAGCCAAAACTGAGAACTCTAAGGCTGCATCCTGTTAAGATGGATCAGGTGAATCACATACCAAGCTACAACCAACCTGTAGTTGTATTAAACCATCCCGATGTGGAGACAATTGAAATATCTTACATTATGAAAGGAATCCGGATGTTTGGGGGCAAAGTCACAAAAATAACTTTATCCAAGCAAAAGTGTGTATGA